A genome region from Akkermansiaceae bacterium includes the following:
- a CDS encoding AAA family ATPase, whose translation MATTPRLLPTAKIRTELIELFHGLGSDLAKWLHGQFLRHGGKNWWRHHVCEVVQERDQQRIADGEWKELADMDLGSLLGLLQANFRFLKSRRALDKEARDTIRAMKEVRNRCEGHWPVKGIPLTEFAVHLAAIRAFSGLIGGGKARAEQIDAAERSLEALKERGDDDVVEESQPKEDAQPPFILTPEKRLADYFGDEALTPSQQRAVDELQRFLDSSDEHCFILRGYAGTGKTFLIGGLVRYLQAVHRKPEMMAPRARAAHVLRDRHQVDASTVHRHIYSLAALKEYREVDENGDVTYKFYFELKNNDLEHDTVFIVDEASMLSDVYSESEFMHFGSGRLLSDLLRYINFDANDYRKKLILVGDDAQLPPVGMNKSPALDAEYLRKKCFIRSNGCELTDVVRQVDSSPVLENATKMRELLRTQRFPSFDFVSDGKAIRELRPDEFVETFVRERDPSSINRSVIVADTNAKTKDYNDAVRSRLFPGSASIVPGDQIIVVRNNYRYERALLNGQMGLIVDCADQTEVRKVPLNVPDETGKRKIEMIKLEFREAKLRFPHDREGHFDITCKISEDCLQNRDADISSNYSKALYVDFKERHPDLKPGQPEFKEALKSDPYFNAVMLKYGYAITCHKAQGGEWVTVFVDFSGKNKLNADGIRWSYTALTRAETSVVATNALHHTILTPKKGLVRPFKVETPSAPSTDASTSIQAHGSTETMKSSDAVNPGAAIKSLVEALLPEGWKIVGTRSHQYQERVILGVAEKQITVAVHYKSNHRVSRVQIMPKNGQDELDQQASNILAPLKGQTLVPDGSASSNVRESHAAFVKALEEKFSPRGVEVVFLKSNTEYHLVTRLRAGMAEGTVNYHFDGKGTLSSCLPHSDCPDTIIEILQGIHPIHG comes from the coding sequence TCCCGCAGGGCGCTGGACAAGGAAGCTCGCGATACGATCCGAGCCATGAAGGAGGTCCGTAATCGCTGCGAAGGTCACTGGCCGGTCAAGGGCATTCCTCTGACGGAGTTCGCGGTGCATCTCGCGGCGATCCGAGCCTTCTCGGGACTGATCGGCGGCGGTAAGGCACGAGCCGAGCAGATCGATGCTGCCGAGCGTAGCCTAGAGGCCCTCAAAGAACGCGGCGATGACGACGTCGTTGAAGAGTCCCAGCCGAAGGAGGATGCGCAGCCGCCGTTCATTCTCACCCCGGAGAAGCGCCTAGCGGACTATTTCGGAGATGAGGCCCTTACTCCGTCCCAGCAACGCGCCGTCGATGAGCTCCAGCGCTTTCTGGACAGCTCGGATGAGCATTGCTTTATCCTGCGCGGCTATGCAGGAACCGGGAAAACCTTCCTGATCGGAGGCCTTGTTCGGTACCTGCAGGCAGTTCACCGGAAGCCTGAAATGATGGCTCCACGGGCAAGGGCCGCCCACGTGCTTCGTGATCGGCATCAGGTTGACGCCAGCACCGTGCACCGTCACATCTACTCCCTTGCTGCGCTCAAGGAATACCGCGAGGTCGATGAGAATGGGGACGTGACCTACAAGTTCTACTTTGAGCTGAAGAACAACGACCTTGAACACGACACCGTCTTCATCGTCGACGAGGCATCAATGCTCTCCGACGTCTACTCGGAGTCCGAGTTCATGCACTTTGGCTCCGGACGCCTTCTCAGTGACTTGCTGCGCTACATCAATTTCGATGCCAACGACTACCGGAAGAAGCTGATCCTCGTGGGTGATGACGCGCAGCTCCCACCCGTCGGAATGAACAAGTCACCGGCCCTTGATGCGGAGTATCTCCGGAAGAAGTGCTTCATCCGAAGCAATGGCTGTGAACTGACGGACGTCGTTCGCCAGGTCGATTCGAGCCCGGTGCTGGAGAATGCCACCAAAATGCGTGAGCTCCTTCGTACCCAGCGTTTCCCCAGCTTTGACTTTGTGTCAGACGGGAAGGCGATCCGGGAGCTTCGCCCCGACGAGTTTGTCGAGACCTTTGTCCGGGAGCGCGATCCGTCGTCCATCAACCGCTCGGTGATCGTGGCGGACACGAATGCCAAGACGAAGGATTACAACGATGCCGTGCGAAGCCGGTTGTTTCCGGGAAGCGCCAGCATTGTGCCCGGAGATCAGATCATTGTGGTCCGGAACAACTACCGATACGAACGCGCCCTTCTGAATGGCCAGATGGGCCTGATCGTGGACTGCGCGGATCAGACTGAGGTTCGCAAGGTGCCCCTGAATGTTCCGGACGAAACTGGGAAACGAAAGATCGAGATGATCAAGCTGGAGTTCCGGGAGGCCAAACTTAGGTTCCCCCACGATCGGGAGGGGCATTTCGACATCACCTGCAAGATCTCGGAAGACTGCCTGCAGAACAGGGATGCGGACATTTCCTCAAACTACTCGAAGGCGCTCTACGTCGACTTCAAAGAGCGCCACCCAGACCTGAAGCCCGGCCAGCCGGAGTTCAAGGAGGCCTTGAAGTCCGACCCTTACTTCAACGCGGTGATGCTCAAATACGGCTACGCCATCACCTGTCACAAAGCACAGGGTGGAGAGTGGGTGACTGTGTTCGTGGATTTCTCGGGTAAGAACAAACTCAACGCAGATGGGATTCGCTGGAGCTACACAGCGCTCACCCGGGCTGAGACCTCGGTCGTCGCCACGAACGCTCTTCACCACACTATTCTGACGCCGAAGAAGGGGCTTGTCCGCCCCTTCAAGGTGGAGACACCGTCCGCCCCGTCAACGGACGCTTCTACTTCGATCCAAGCCCATGGCTCGACCGAGACCATGAAATCCTCAGATGCGGTGAATCCCGGCGCAGCGATTAAGTCTCTCGTCGAAGCGCTCCTCCCGGAGGGCTGGAAAATCGTAGGAACTCGCAGTCACCAATACCAAGAACGCGTCATTCTGGGCGTGGCTGAGAAACAAATCACTGTCGCGGTTCACTACAAGTCGAACCACCGCGTCAGCCGGGTTCAGATCATGCCGAAGAACGGTCAGGATGAGCTGGACCAACAGGCATCGAACATTCTGGCACCCCTGAAAGGGCAGACTCTCGTTCCTGATGGAAGTGCATCCTCGAATGTTCGGGAGTCGCACGCTGCCTTCGTTAAGGCCTTGGAGGAAAAGTTCAGTCCGCGAGGGGTAGAAGTCGTCTTCCTCAAGTCTAATACCGAGTATCATCTGGTTACTCGACTGCGCGCCGGAATGGCCGAGGGAACCGTCAACTATCACTTCGACGGGAAGGGCACCTTGAGCAGCTGCCTTCCGCACTCGGATTGTCCCGATACAATCATCGAAATCCTCCAAGGAATACACCCGATCCATGGCTGA